The Mycobacteriales bacterium genome contains the following window.
ATCGCCCGCGCCTACGTGACCACCCACGGCATGGACGTCGTGGTGACGCGCTGCACGAACAACTACGGGCCGCACCAGTTCCCGGAGAAGATCATCCCGCTGTTCGTGACCAACCTGATCGACGGGCTGCGCGTGCCGCTGTACGGCGACGGGGGCAACGTGCGGGACTGGCTCCACGTCGACGACCACTGCCGCGCCGTCACGGCGGTGCTCGACCGCGGCCGGACCGGCGAGATCTACAACATCGGCGGCGGCACGGCGTTGGACAACCGCGAGCTGACCGAACGACTACTCGCGGCATGCGGCCGCGACTGGTCGTCGGTGGAGATGGTCGAGGACCGCAAAGGCCATGACCGGCGCTACGCCATCGACGACTCGAAGATCCGCGACGAGCTCGGCTACTGCCCGCAGGTCGGCTTCGACGACGGCCTCGCCGCAACCATCGCGTGGTACCACGCCAACGAGGACTGGTGGCGGCCGTTGAAGTCGAGGGACGCACGGTGAGCCGGCGCGAGCCCGCCTGGGAGTCCTTCGCACAGGACCAGCCCGAGCACTACATCTGGACCAGCGGCGACCCGGCCGACCCCGACTTCCAGGAGCAGTTCGCCGCTTCGGGCCGCCAGCAGATCGACATCGTCCTGCGCGCCACCGCGACGTACCGGACCGGAGGGGCGCGGGTCGTGGAGTACGGGTGCGGACTGGGCCGGATGCTGCTGCCGATGAGCGAGCACTTCGACCGCGCGCTCGGCGTCGACATCGCGCCGACGATGCTGGACGGCCTGCGTCGCCGCGCGGCCGATGCGGGAATCACCACGATCGACACTGCGCTCAGCTCCGAACCGTGGGCGGCCGGCGTCGACGCCGACCTCCTCTACTGCTGGGCCGTGCTCCAGCACATCCCGTCGTGGCGCGCGATCAGCGAGGCGGTCGAGACGATGGCGAGCGCGCTGCGTCCGGAGACGGGAGTCGGCTACCTGCATTTCGACACCCGCCCGCGCACGCCGCTCTATCTCGCCCGCTTCGCCGTCCCCGATCCGCTGCTGCCCCACCGGTGGCGCAAGTCGATTCGGCGTATCCGGCGACGACCCGCCGCGGTGCGCGCGCTGCTGCACAGTTGCGGGCTGACCGTGGTCGCCGAGCAGCACGAGGCGGCCGACCACCACGCGTTCATCGTGAAAGCCCCTCGGCGATGAGCACCGTCGACCCGGCGACGCTGTCCGACGACGAGCTCCGTCGCTACGTCGCCGAGCGCGAGTGGTACCACACGGTGGAGCTGCGTCCGGGGATCGAGACGCCGGGCTGGTTCGACACCCGGCCGACGGCGGCGGCCCTGCCGTGGCCGGATCTCACAGGCCGGCGCTGTCTGGACGTCGGCACGTTCGAGGGCTTCTGGGCGCGCGAGATGCACCGCCGCGGCGCGGCCGAGGTGGTCGCGATCGACATCCTCGATCCGCGCCAATGGGACTGGCCGGCCGACAGCACCGACGCGCTCCGCAAGATCCTCGGCGAACGCAAGCAGCACGGCGAAGGGTTCCACTTCGTCAATGCCGCGCTTGGTACGCCGATCGACCACCGTGAGCTGTCGGTCTATGACCTCGACCCGCAGCAGGTCGGCACCTTCGACCTGGTCTACGTCGGCAGCCTGCTGCTGCACCTGCGCGACCCGATCCGGGCGTTGGAACGGGTGCGGAGCACGCTGCGTCCCGGCGGGCACCTGCTGCTGGTCGACGCGATCGACCTCGAGCTGACGCTGCGCCATCCCCGCCGTCCGCTGGCAGAGCTGGACGCGATCGGCCGCCCGTGGTGGTGGAAGCCGAACATCGCGGGCCTGGCCCAGATGGTCCGCTCGGCCGGCTTCGAGGTGGTGTCCCGGTCCGGGCCGATCTATCTCAAGCCCGGCCGCGGCCAGCCGCTGCCGCGCTGGCGGCCTTCGATGCTGCGCAGCGTCGCGAGCCGCGAGACGATGGTCACCAAGTGGCGCGGCAACCCGCACGCCGTGGTGCTCGCGACGACCGGCACGATCGCCGACCGGTCCTAGCTGCCGCCGACCGGGTGCGGGTCGGGGAAGCGACGCGCGATCCAGCTGCGGCCGACCCGTCGAAGCGGCGACTCGTAGAGGCGGTAGCTGACCTCAGCGACGAGATAGGTGATGACGGCGCACAACACCACCAGCTTCCAGTGGTCCTGCGGGTGCCACCGGTTGCTGACCACGGCGTACACGATCGGGTGGTAGAGGTAGAGCCCGTAGGAAATCGCGCCGATCCGGGCGATCGGCGGCAGGCCGAGCAACCCGCTCGTGATCCTCGGCGAGTGCTCGAGCCCGAGGATCAACACCGCGGTCAGCACGCCGGTCGCCGGGATGGTCAGCCGCAGGAACGACAACGCCGGGACGGTCGAGGGGAACTGACCGAGCGCGACGAGGCCGAGCAGCGCCGGCAGCGCCAGGTGGCGGAACCAGCGCGGCACCTCGACGGTTGCGGCCGCGCAGCCGATCAGCAGCGCGAACGCGTGCGCCTGCGGCTCGTAGTAGTCCTTCGGCTGGTTGCCGCCGACGCCGTTGTGGGCGAAGACCTCGGCGAGCACCAGCGCGACCACGGCGGCGCCGATCGCCAGCATCCGCACGTTTCGCCGCGAGCCGCTGGCCCGGCGCAGCAACGTCGGCCAGACCAAATAGAACTGCTCCTCCAGCGACAGCGACCAGGTCCAGACGAAGACCTCCCAGTAGACCGAGTGGGTGTAGGCGACGATGTCGGTCAGGTAGAGGACCGCGATGACGCCGCCGAGGACGAGCCCGTGGTCGCGATGGCCGGGCAGCTCGACCGCGATCGCCACCGCCCCGACCGTGAGCAGCGCCAGCAACGCCGGGAACAGCCGGAAGATGCGGCGAAGGTAGAAGTCGCGCAGGTTCACCGAGCCGGTCTTGGCGCGTTCCGCGAGCAGCAGGCCGGTGATCAGATAGCCGCTGAGCACGAAGAAGATGTCGACGCCGATCGCGCCGCAGCCGAGCACACCGGACTCGAAGTGGAAGCAGATCACCTCGACGATCGCGAGAGCCCGCACCCCGTCGAGGTCGGCCCGATACCCGCGAACGACCGCCACGGAGCCGAATCATGCCAAAGCCGGGCGGCTGCTCACCGCAACCCGCCTCCTACGCTGACCTCGTGACGACCTGGCTGGTGACGGGCGCCGGCGGGGCACTGGGTCGCGATCTGATGGCCGTGCTGACGGCAGCCGGGTCCGACTCGGCGACCGGTCTCGACCGTCACGCGCTGGACATCACCGATCGCAGTGCCGTCGAGGAAGCGCTGACGGCGCATCGACCCGACGTGGTGATCAACGCTGCGGCCTACACCCGGGTCGATGACGCCGAGACCGACGAGCGCACCGCCGCCGCCGTCAACGGCGCCGGGCCGGGCCATCTCGCGCGATGGTGCGCGGCCAACCGGGCCCGCCTCGTGCACGTGTCGACCGACTACGTGTTCACCGGCGAGGCGAGCTCGCCGTACGAGACGGACAGCCCCACCGGTCCGGCCAGCGCCTACGGGCGCACCAAGCTCGCCGGTGAGCAAGCCGTGCTCGACGCCGGTGGCGACGGCCACGTGGTGCGGACCGGTTGGCTCTACGGCGAGCACGGGCCGAGCTTCGTCAGGAGCGTCGGTGGCCGGCTGATCGCGGGGGACCCGGTCGACGTCGTCGACGACCAGCGAGGCGCTCCCACCTGGACCAGGCACCTTGCCGAGCGTCTGGTGTCGCTGGGAGGCGCGCCGGTGCCGCCCGGTGTACGGCACTGCTCGTCGGCCGGCGAGGCGAGCTGGTACGACGTCGCCGTGCAGCTGGCGGTCCTGCTCGGCCGAGACCCGGCTCAGGTTCGCCCGACGACGTCGGCGGCGATGGCCCGCCCGGCGCCGCGGCCGGCGTACTCCGTGCTGTCCAGCGCCAGCTGGACCTCAGCCGGGCTGCCGGCGATGCCGGACTGGCGGGACTCGCTCAGCGAGGCGGTGTCCGCGCTCGGCGAGCGTCTGGTGGGTCCGCTGCCGGGCGCGGCGCGGCGCTAGGTCGAGGCGGTGTAGTAGCAGACCGGATCGGTCTGGCCCAGCCCGACTCCGGGCAGGTAGGCCACCGCCGTCCACTCGCTGTGGGTCAGGCCGGCGGCGAGCGGCGGCGAGGTGGCGATCCCGTTGCTGTCGGTGGTCGCCGTGGCAGTGGTCGCGGTGCCGCCGCTGAAGTGGGCGCCGCTCGACGACGGAATCAGGAAGGTGACCGGCGTGTCGACGAGCGGGTTGCCGTACTGATCGGTCGCCAGCGCTGCCAGCGGCGAACCCGCTGGGACCACGCGGCTGCTGCCGGGCTGGGGCAGCAGCCGCGTCGGCGTGGGCGAGCCGCTCGGCGCGGGCGCCTCTGTCAGGGACAGGTCGCCGCTCGCCGGCCAAGCCCCCGACGTCTGGTTCGGGCGCACCGTGAGGAAGTACGCCTCACCGTCGCCGAAGGCCGGGATCGCGACGCTGGCGATCCCGTTCGTCACGGGAACCGTCGACGTCGTGGTCGCCGGCGCGGTCTTCTCGTCGCTGATCGAGTCCGGGATCTCCTGGACCGAGACGCTCGCCGAGGTGGCGTCGCCGGGAAGCGCGACCTGCACGGTGGTCGGCACCGGCGCCGGTGCGGACGCCGGCCCGGCGCAGTAGGAGGCTCCGGTGGTCGCCCGGGAGCACGTCTGGTGGCGACCCAGCAGCACCCGCGTCGTACCGGTGTCGCTGGTGACGGCGAGCGAGCTCAGGTCGGTGTCGTTGCTCTCCGACTCGACCCGGTCACCCGTCATCGTCGCGTAGTCGACCATCGTCCAGTAGCTCGGGTTGGGGACACCGTCGGCGTTGAGCAGCTCGTCGAGGTTCGGGGCGTTGCACACGTTCGCGACCCCGCCGCCCGGGTACTGCCAGCACGAGCGGTTCGCCTCGTCGATCCCGGCGCGGTCCTCGGCGGCCACGTATCCCGCCGCGAAGCCCGGGATGAACTGCCCCGCCGCCGAGCTGTTCTCGTCGGCGAACAGCAGCGGCGTGCCGATCCCCGGGTTCTCCGCGATCAGCTCGCGGACCGTCTCGGCCTGGTCGCGAAGCGTCTCGGGCATCTCGTCGTAGGAGACCGGGTTCTGGTCGAGGGTGTCGTAGTTGTCGTGCCACGCGATCGCGTAGAGCTGCATCCCGTTGGCCGCGGCGAACGGGATGAACGACTTCAGGTCGATGTACCAAGGCGACGTCGAGCTCTCGTACTGCCAGTCGATCGACGGGCCGATCACCCGGGCGTCGGGGTCGACGCCCTTGATCGCCTTGTAGGCCTTGAGGTACTCCTGCTCGACGAGCGCCCGGGTCGGCGGCTGCGACGTGCTGTAGGGGTAGTTCTCCGGCTCGTTCTGGATCTCCCAGATCGGGTCACGGCCGGCGTCCACCGCGTTCTTGACGACGCGGGCGATGAAGTTCTTGTACTTCTGCCAGTCGCTCCACGGGTCCACGGCGGCGGTCCCGACGTGGTTGCTCGCCAGCCAGGCGTCGGACAGCGACTCGATGATGTCGGTGTCGCCGACGACTGCGGCGGCCTGCTTGTACTGGGTCGGATTGCCACCCTGGATCCGCCAGTGCTGAAGGTCGAGCGCCCCCACCCACTTGTTGTTGATCGGGACCGTCCCGGACAGCAGCCCCGCGCCCGGGTGCTGCTCGGCGCCGAGCTGGTCGGCCGAGTCGACCACGACGCAGTCCCCGACCAGGCTCAGCGAACAGTGCGAGCTCGTGGCGGTGACCGTCCCGGTCGCGTTGTACGGGCCAGCTGGTCCTGAGGTGTCGCCGCTGCCGTCGGGGCCGATCGGGGTGACCGTGAAGTAGACGGGATGGTTGAGCGGGAGGTCGTCCCACGTGAGCGAGGTTGCGGACGCCGCAGCCAGTCGAGTACCGAAGTCCGGCCAGGCCATGTTGAAGTAGTCGCCGCGATGCGCCTCCACCTGGTAGCGGGCGACCGTGCCGCTCACCGGCGGCTGCCAGGAGATCGTCGCGACGTCGCCGGTCACCGAGGCGACCAGGTCCCGCACCGGCGAAAGCGCCGGATCGGCCGAGGCAGCGCTCGCACCCGCCCCTCCCACGCACAGCACCGCGAGGACCACGAACAGCCGTGAGAGCCGGCGGACGAACGATTGCGAAGGGGCCCTGCTGGGAGCGCTGCGCACGTGTGTCCTCTCTGCTGAAGACCGACCGCCCATCCGAACGGTTATCGCCGGATGTCCACCCACTCAAACGCCCCCGCTGCGGCGGATGCAAGACGACGCCAGGATCTGCGTACGGCGGTGTCGCTAGCGTGAACCGCGTGAGACCCGCGGCCACACGTAGGGTGACGCCATGCCGCGCGCGCTGATCACCGGCATCACCGGTCAGGACGGGCTCTACCTCGGCGAGCTGCTGGTCGCGAAGGGCTACGACGTGTACGGCGTGGTGCGCGGCCAGAACAACCCGAAGGTGCGCACCGTCGAGCGGCTCATTCCCAGCGTCGAGCTCCTCGAGGGCGACCTGACCGACCTGCCGTCGCTGATCAGCGCGATCGAGATCGCCCAACCCGATGAGATCTACAACCTCGGCGCGTTGTCGTTCGTGGGCCTGTCGTGGCGACAGGCGGAGCTCACTGCCGACGTGACCGGCATGGGCGTGCTGCGCATGCTCGAGGCGATCCGGATCGCGACGCAGAACCACATGGAGCGGATCCGCTTCTACCAGGCGTCGAGCAGCGAGATGTTCGGCAAGGTGCGCGAGTCGCCGCAGGTCGAGACGACGCCGTTCCACCCGCGGTCGCCGTACGGTGCGGCGAAGACCTTCGGGCACTACATCACCGTGAACTATCGCGAGTCCTACAACGCCTTCGCCTGCTCCGGGATCCTGTTCAACCACGAGTCACCGCGAAGGGGTCACGAGTTCGTGACCCGGAAGGTGACCCGCAGCGTGGCGCGGATCGCGCTCGGCCTGCAGGAGTCGGTCTCGCTCGGCAACCTCGACAGCAAGCGCGACTGGGGGTTCGCCGGCGACTACGTCGAGGCGATGTGGGCGATGCTGCAGGCCGACGAGCCGGAGGACTTCGTCGTGGCGACCGGCGAGACCCACTCGATCTCGGAGCTGTTGGACATCGCGTTCGGTCGCATCGGCGTGACCGACTGGTCGAAGCACGTCGAGGTCGACCAGCGATTCGTGCGGCCCGCTGAGGTCGACTACCTGTGCGGTGACGCCACGAAGGCGAGGGAGCGGCTCGGCTGGGCGCCGAAAGTCTCCTTCGACGAGCTGATCGAGATGATGGTCGACGCCGATCTGGCTCGCGAGAAGCGGCTGAGCGCGGAGCCCGAGGACTGAGCCGAGCGATGTCAGAGCTCGAGCCGCCGCAGGTCTCCCCGGACGAGTACGACGAGGACTACTACCGCACCGCCTGCGCCGGTCACGACGAGTGGGTCGAGTCCGCCGGCGCCGGTGAAGCCGCGCTCTACAAGGGCGTGCTGGCCCGGGCGGGCATCCGCGAGCAGATGACGGTGTGCGACATCGGCGCGGGCCGCGGCGAGCTGGTCGCCCTCGCCGTCCAGCACGGTGCGAGGTGGGCAGTCGGCGTCGAGTACTCGGCAGCGGCCGCACGCCTTGCGGCGCAGTCGATCGCTGCTCGCGACGTCGCGGACCGGGCCGCCGTCGTCCTGGCCGACGCCCGCCGGCTACCGCTGCCGGACTCGTGCGCCGACCTGGTGTTCATGATCGATGTGATCGAGCACCTCGCGCCTGCCGAGCTCGCAGCCACCTTCGCCGAGGCACATCGGGTGCTCACGCCAGGCGGTCGGCTGTTCGCCCACACCTTCCCGACGCGGACGATTTACGACGTCACCTACCGAGGCATGCGGGCAATGGCGCGGCTCGGCGGTCGGCACTGGCCCGCCGATCCGCGCAACGACTACGAGCATCGGATGCACGTGAACGAGCAGACCCGGGCCGGGTTGCGGCGGTCGTTGCGCAGCGCGGGCTTCCCAGCCCCCGACGTGCAGTTCGGCAAGTGGGTGCACGTCGACTTCGTGCCGAGCCGGCGCGGACAGGCGGCGCTTCGGAGGCTCGCTCGACACCGGGCGACAGCGCCGCTCGCGGTGGCCGACCTCTGGGTCGACGCGCGGAGAAGCTAGACGCCGACGGGTCGCAGCTCCTCGGGACCGAAGTACTCGACGACCCGCGCCGGTGCGCCGTAGGCGAGACAGTAGGCCGGTATCGGCCTGGTGACGACGCTTCCCGCACCGATGATCGCGCCCTCGCCGATCGAGTTCAGGATCGTGCACTTCGACGTGACGATGGCGTTGTCGCCGATCTCGATCGGTCGGAAGTCGTAGCCCTGGTCGAGCAGGTGCTTGGTGTGGTCGCGGAACTTGTGATTGCCGTCGGCGATCATCACCGACTGCCCGAACACCGCCCGGCGGCCGATGGTCAGCGATGTCGATATCTGGATCAGCGCGGCCGAGGTGAAGATCACCCCTTCGGCCATCTCGATGCGGCCGCCCGGCGCGATCTCACAGAAGAAGTCGCGCCGGAACTCGCAGCCCGCGGCAATGTGCAGCGTCGCCTCGCCGGGCATCCACAGGTCACACCGAGGGCCGAACGCGACGCCTTTCGCGATTTCGAGGTCGAGATGGTTGTGCGTGAGCAGCAGCGACGCCCGGCGCCACGCCGAGGCGATCCGGCGCCCGTGGCCATACCGCAGCAGCCACGGCAATCGACGCACAGACATGGTGGACGCGACGCTAGCGCGGCGAGCCGATCAGTACGCGCCCTTGCGCTCGGCAACCGCGAACAGCGTCTTCCAGATGATCAAGGCGTCGAGAGCGAGGGACCACCGCTCGACGTAGTACAAGTCGAGGCGGACGCTTTCTTCCCAGCTGAGGTCGGATCGGCCGGACACCTGCCACAACCCGGTGATGCCGGGCCGCACCAGCAGTCGGCGGGCGATCTCGCGGTCGTACTGGGAGACCTCGCTCGGCAACGGTGGCCGCGGCCCGACCAGTGCCATGTCGCCGCGCACCACGTTCCACAGCTGCGGCACCTCGTCGAGCGACCACCGGCGCAGGTAGCGACCGACTCGCGTGACTCTCGGATCGTCGCGCATCTTGAACAGCAGGCCGTCGGCGTTCTCGTTCTGATGGCGCAGGGACTCCAGCCGCGACTCCGCATCGGCGTACATCGTCCGGAGCTTGAACACTTTGAACTCGTTGCCACCGCGACCGACCCGGGTCTGGCGGAAGATCACCGGACCGGAGCTGTCCAGCCGGATCGCCAGCAGGATGAACGCGATGAACGGCGCCGCCAGCAACAGCGCAACGGCTGCGATCAGCCACTCGACCGAGGCCTTGAGCATCTGGCGCGGCCCCGACAGCTCGGGTTCTTCGATGTGGACGAACGGGAGGTCGATGGCCGGACGCGCGCCGGTGCGAAGACCCGCGACATCGAGCAGCGCGGGCGCGACGACCAGATCGACCCCAGTGCCCTCGAGCTCCCAGGAGAGAGCGCGCAACACGTCTGCGGACATCCCCGGGCCCGCGGTCACTCCGACCGTGTCGGCGCCGCATTCGGCGATCGCTGACACGACGTGGGTGAGCGAGCCGAGCACCGGAGCCCCCGCGACGGCGTCGGTGTCGCCCGGCATCGGCAGGCAGACGCCGGCCAGCCGAAGGCCGAGATACGGCTTGGCACGGAGGCTCTTCGCAAAGCTCTCGACCGCCGCCAGCCCACCGACCGCGACGACGACATGCTGGCAGCGACCCCGACGGCGCTGCCGGTGCAGCCATTTCCGCTGCGCGTAACGACCGGCAAGCAACATCACGGTGCCGATCGGCAGCGCGGAGGCGACGTAGCCCCGCGCGAACTCGACCTTGAAGCTGTAGGCGACCACCGCGATCACGGCCATCAGCCACCACGAGGCGGACACGATCCGCTTGTACTCGTCCTCGCCCACGCCAAGGAAGCGCATCTCGTACGCCCGGGCGCAGACCAGCACCGTGAGCCACACCGGGACCAGCAGCAGGCTCAACACCGTGTAGTCCACGCCATGGATGGAGTTCGGGTTCGCCCCGAAGCGGATCTCGTTGGCGATGAGCGCGCTCACCAGGATCAGCAACAGGTCACCGGCGAACAGCGCCGCACGCTGCCGGTACTCCCACGCCTTCGTCGACACGAGCTTTCGCGCATCGGCACCCGGTTGAGCGACGGAGATGCCACGACGACGGGCTGATTCCACCGTCGCCGTCATCACGTGCTCCCTCGTCGCCGCCGAAATCCCGCCGCACTACGGTACGCATCCCTCGGCCCGGTTGTCAGTGAAGCGACGACGGTAGTCTCGGCGTGGCTTACTACCGGGGAGAGAAATCCGCATGCGCGGCACAGAGGCAGACGCTGAGGCGCTCCGGGGAGGCCCTCCGCGGCGGCGCGCTCGCCGCCTCCGCCACGAGTTGCTCATTCGTGCCCGCGTCGCGAGCGGCACCTACCGGGTTTTGCCCGACTTCGTCGTAGTTGGCGCCATGAAGGCCGGTTCGACCACGCTGTTCGATCTCATCGGACAGCACCCACGGGTGCGGACCGCGACCAAGGAAGTTCGCTACTTCGACCTCTACCACCGACGTTCGCTGCGGTGGTACAGCGCGCACCTGCCGCCGGGTGGCAGAGCAGCACGCGACTGGCTGACCGGGGAGGCGACGCCGTCCTACCTGTACGACGAGCGGGTGCCGGAAAGGGTCGCTGCAGCCCTTCCCGGGGTCAAAGCGATCGCGTTGGTGCGGCACCCGATCGATCGGACGTATTCGCACTACCAGCACAACCGCGCCAACGGCTTCGAAACCCTCTCGTTCGACGAGGCCTTGGCGGCCGAGCCGGCTCGTCTCGCGCACTACCGGGACGGCTACGAACGAGGTGAGCGACAGGCCACCGCGCGCTTCAACCTCTTCTCGTACGTGCGGCGCAGCATGTACGCCGACCAGATCGCGCGATGGCAGGAGGCTCTCGGCGCGCAGCAACTGCTGGTCGTCCGGTCGGAGGACCTCTTCGCGGACCCGTATCCGACAATCGCGAACGTGTTCGGTTTCCTCGGGCTTGACGACGCCCGTATCAACGCGACCGCGAAGAACACCAGGGACTATGCGCCGCTCGGCGGCACGCAGCGAGCACTGCTCGCCCAGACGTTCGGCCCTGATGTCGCGCGGCTCGAGAGCATGCTCGGCCGGACGCTCGGCTGGGACCTGCCGACCGACCTGCGCTCGGGCGCGTAGTGCGAAGTGTCGGGGTAGCGTGAAAGGCCGTGTCTAACACCGCCGAGGACGCCGTTCTCCCCATCTTCGTCGTCGGCTTCCCGCGCTCCGGCACGACGCTCGTGCAGAGCTTGTTCGCGGCCCACGGGCAGGTGCTCGCCCTGCCGGAAACCCACCTGCTGACCGCGGCCACAGCAAAACTCGGACCGATCAAGCGGCTCGGAATAGCACGCATGCCGATCGAGCCCGGACATAGTGGCATTCACGGCCGGCGGCGGCCGAGCCGTCGCCCGGGCCGCCAGACCGCACTGCTGCGAGAGTTCACCGACGCCGCGAACGCTGCCGCAGTGCAGGCCGGGTGTCTCGCCTGGGCGGAGAAGACGCCCGCACACCTGCACTTCATCGGAGTCATCGAACGCACGGTCCCGCAGGCGAGATTCGTCCACGTGGTACGCGGACCGGTGCGCGCGATCGCGTCCCTTCATCGCGCCACCACCGAATACCCGAACGAGTGGGGTGGTCAGCGGAGCGTGGAGACCTGCCTGCGCCGATGGATCGGCGACGTCGCGATATCCGCACGCTACGCGAGCGAACCGCGTCACTTCATCGTGCCCTACGAGGCGCTCATCGCGGACCCACGCTCGGTGGCAGAGCGACTGTTCGCCCGCGTGGGCTTGCCCCTCGACGAGCCCGCGCTCTCAGCGAGCCTGGCTCGTCGGGCGGAGGCAAGCCGCTCGGTGATCGAGGAAGGCGAGGAGTGGAAGCTCCGGACCCTCGCGCCGATCAATGCTGAAACGCCGGATGACGACAGCGACCTGCTTCCCCCGGCGACAGTTGACCGGATCCTGGCTGCCAGCGCACCGTGGCGGAGCTGGCTCGACAACCTTCCGCCGCTGTGAGCCAGTCCGTCATCGGCCTACCGTCGTCGCGATGGAAGCAGCCGATTCCATCACTTACCCGCCGCACGTCGGGACGCGTCCCGCCGGCACCGGGCAGCGGCGGGTGGCTTCCGGTAGTTGCCCTGGTCGTGGCGGCATCGATCCCAATCCTCGCGCTGACCGATGCGCGCTCCTACGGAGCGCTGGCAATCGCCGGGCTGTCGATCGCCGCCGCCGCATTGTTCTTCGCCGCCGGCGACCTGCGGGCGCTCGCAGCACTGCTCGTCGGTTTCGGACTCGCTGAGCCGCTGCTCGCGAGCGCGACGGGTTCCTCGGCGGTGCTCTATCCCGACAGCATCGTGCTCGTTCTGGTCCTGTTGAGCGGGGTAGCCCGCGTGCGACCGGCACGCGGCAACGCGGCGAGAGTGACGGCGGCTTTCGCCGTGCTGCTGGCCGTGGCGATTCTGCGAGCGCCCTCACTCGGCCAGGGCGTCTACCAGGCGCGAGAGGTGATCGTGCCCGCGGGTCTGGTCGCCGTCGGCTATCTCGCGAAGGACAGGATCGACCGGCGCCTGCTGGTCCGGGTGACACTGGTCGCCGGCGCGATCAGCGCGGTCTACATGATCTTCGAGTACGTCCTCGGTCCTGTCATCAGCCCGTGGGCGTTCGAAGGCCTCAACGGCTTCACTCGCCTCAACGTCAACAGCGCGCTGCCCGGCAACTACTACTTCTACTAC
Protein-coding sequences here:
- a CDS encoding methyltransferase domain-containing protein — protein: MSTVDPATLSDDELRRYVAEREWYHTVELRPGIETPGWFDTRPTAAALPWPDLTGRRCLDVGTFEGFWAREMHRRGAAEVVAIDILDPRQWDWPADSTDALRKILGERKQHGEGFHFVNAALGTPIDHRELSVYDLDPQQVGTFDLVYVGSLLLHLRDPIRALERVRSTLRPGGHLLLVDAIDLELTLRHPRRPLAELDAIGRPWWWKPNIAGLAQMVRSAGFEVVSRSGPIYLKPGRGQPLPRWRPSMLRSVASRETMVTKWRGNPHAVVLATTGTIADRS
- a CDS encoding acyltransferase, translating into MSVRRLPWLLRYGHGRRIASAWRRASLLLTHNHLDLEIAKGVAFGPRCDLWMPGEATLHIAAGCEFRRDFFCEIAPGGRIEMAEGVIFTSAALIQISTSLTIGRRAVFGQSVMIADGNHKFRDHTKHLLDQGYDFRPIEIGDNAIVTSKCTILNSIGEGAIIGAGSVVTRPIPAYCLAYGAPARVVEYFGPEELRPVGV
- the rfbD gene encoding dTDP-4-dehydrorhamnose reductase; this translates as MTTWLVTGAGGALGRDLMAVLTAAGSDSATGLDRHALDITDRSAVEEALTAHRPDVVINAAAYTRVDDAETDERTAAAVNGAGPGHLARWCAANRARLVHVSTDYVFTGEASSPYETDSPTGPASAYGRTKLAGEQAVLDAGGDGHVVRTGWLYGEHGPSFVRSVGGRLIAGDPVDVVDDQRGAPTWTRHLAERLVSLGGAPVPPGVRHCSSAGEASWYDVAVQLAVLLGRDPAQVRPTTSAAMARPAPRPAYSVLSSASWTSAGLPAMPDWRDSLSEAVSALGERLVGPLPGAARR
- a CDS encoding acyltransferase yields the protein MAVVRGYRADLDGVRALAIVEVICFHFESGVLGCGAIGVDIFFVLSGYLITGLLLAERAKTGSVNLRDFYLRRIFRLFPALLALLTVGAVAIAVELPGHRDHGLVLGGVIAVLYLTDIVAYTHSVYWEVFVWTWSLSLEEQFYLVWPTLLRRASGSRRNVRMLAIGAAVVALVLAEVFAHNGVGGNQPKDYYEPQAHAFALLIGCAAATVEVPRWFRHLALPALLGLVALGQFPSTVPALSFLRLTIPATGVLTAVLILGLEHSPRITSGLLGLPPIARIGAISYGLYLYHPIVYAVVSNRWHPQDHWKLVVLCAVITYLVAEVSYRLYESPLRRVGRSWIARRFPDPHPVGGS
- a CDS encoding class I SAM-dependent methyltransferase; the protein is MSRREPAWESFAQDQPEHYIWTSGDPADPDFQEQFAASGRQQIDIVLRATATYRTGGARVVEYGCGLGRMLLPMSEHFDRALGVDIAPTMLDGLRRRAADAGITTIDTALSSEPWAAGVDADLLYCWAVLQHIPSWRAISEAVETMASALRPETGVGYLHFDTRPRTPLYLARFAVPDPLLPHRWRKSIRRIRRRPAAVRALLHSCGLTVVAEQHEAADHHAFIVKAPRR
- the rfbB gene encoding dTDP-glucose 4,6-dehydratase encodes the protein MRLLVTGGAGFIGSHFVRTLLADGYPAYAGANVTVLDKLTYAGTLTNLTEAERNPRYRFVHGDILDGDLLRELVPGHDAVVNFAAESHVDRSIVGAADFMTTNAVGVQTLLDACRHAKVERVLQVSTDEVYGSIAEGAFRETDLLEPSSPYSASKAAGDLIARAYVTTHGMDVVVTRCTNNYGPHQFPEKIIPLFVTNLIDGLRVPLYGDGGNVRDWLHVDDHCRAVTAVLDRGRTGEIYNIGGGTALDNRELTERLLAACGRDWSSVEMVEDRKGHDRRYAIDDSKIRDELGYCPQVGFDDGLAATIAWYHANEDWWRPLKSRDAR
- the gmd gene encoding GDP-mannose 4,6-dehydratase, translated to MPRALITGITGQDGLYLGELLVAKGYDVYGVVRGQNNPKVRTVERLIPSVELLEGDLTDLPSLISAIEIAQPDEIYNLGALSFVGLSWRQAELTADVTGMGVLRMLEAIRIATQNHMERIRFYQASSSEMFGKVRESPQVETTPFHPRSPYGAAKTFGHYITVNYRESYNAFACSGILFNHESPRRGHEFVTRKVTRSVARIALGLQESVSLGNLDSKRDWGFAGDYVEAMWAMLQADEPEDFVVATGETHSISELLDIAFGRIGVTDWSKHVEVDQRFVRPAEVDYLCGDATKARERLGWAPKVSFDELIEMMVDADLAREKRLSAEPED
- a CDS encoding methyltransferase domain-containing protein — its product is MSELEPPQVSPDEYDEDYYRTACAGHDEWVESAGAGEAALYKGVLARAGIREQMTVCDIGAGRGELVALAVQHGARWAVGVEYSAAAARLAAQSIAARDVADRAAVVLADARRLPLPDSCADLVFMIDVIEHLAPAELAATFAEAHRVLTPGGRLFAHTFPTRTIYDVTYRGMRAMARLGGRHWPADPRNDYEHRMHVNEQTRAGLRRSLRSAGFPAPDVQFGKWVHVDFVPSRRGQAALRRLARHRATAPLAVADLWVDARRS